From the genome of Streptomyces sp. NBC_01267:
CGGCGGGTCTGACATCGGCCCGGAACGCCGTCAGGCGGTAGGGCAGCGCAGATTTCAGTCGCCGGCCGGGGGCTCGGGCTCTGCGACGAATGTGCCCTTGCCGCGGACGGTGATAACCAGGCCCCGTTCCCGGAGTTCCCGCACCGCCCTGCCCGCGGTCATGCGGGCGATGCCGTAGGCCTCCGCCATGGCCAGCTCGCCCATCAACCTGGCTCCGACTGGCAGGCGGCCGTCCGCGATCTGCTGCGCAATGTGGTCCGCGACCACCACGTACACCAGCTGCGGGCCGGCGGGATTGATGACCGGCATGTCGTCGTCAGGCATACAACTGACCGTAGAACCCCCCTCACCTGCAAGGACACACATAGTGCTGCACATGGCCCTATAGGGCGCTATAGGGTGGTCGCCTCAAATAAGACCCCCGCAGCCGATTGCGCGGCCCGGGGGTATGGACCACCTGAAGAAGCAGGCAGCCATGGATGAGACTACGCAGCAACGGCAGGACGCGGGAAGCGATCCCGGCCACACGCAGGCCGCACTCGGCACGAAGAAGATTCGGATGGACGCCGCGTACAAGGCGTTCCTCGACCACGCACAAAGCTGTACTGGTTCCTGCGCGACCGGGGTGAACTGCGAAGCGGCCACAGTCCTGCAGCACGCCTGGCGCGACTTGAAGAACAACGTCACCTCCCACCACACCGGTAGCGGGGCCGGGGCCGGTCGTACATAGTCCCCGATGATGTCCTTTCCGGCTTGTGCCGACTGCAGATAGAGCGCCGCGAGCGAGCAAGAGGACTGTGCCTTTGCCTCCGCCCCTTCTTCCATGCTGTGGCGCGACCGTATGCGGGTGCTTCGGGGACGATGTTCAGCTGGCCCGGCCCGAACACGGGGCGCCCCGCTGAGGGCTTATGGCTGCTCGCTGGACGCGGGGTGGGGCTCGTGGCGGCGGGTGAACTCCTTGGCCAACTCGACGCGGGAGCGGTGCGGGCCCCCCGAGGTGGTGCACCGGGCCTCGATGCCTTGACCGCAGTCGGGGCAGGCCACCTCGTACACTCGCCACGGCCGCTGCGTGCGCTGCGTGCGCTGCCGCTCTTTACGCTCCTCGATGATCGGCCGCATCCGCTCATCGTGGGGCACGCCCTGCGCCTCATCGGCTGTGGTGTCCGCGAGGCACGGCAGCCCCTTGCCGGCACCACAGCGGGGGCAGCTCCCCTTCAGCCGGCCCTTGCTGTCGACCTGCCGGTAAAGGCGTCCCTTTCCCGATCCCCGCGCACGTCGCTGCTGTCCCTGGCCGGGTTCGGCCGGAAGCCCTGCGCGCTCCCTCCACGTGTCGATCTGCGCCCGGCGCTGCGGACTGATGCTGACCTCATGCGCCGCCTGCACGAGCGCGTGGACCTTCGCGTAGAAAACGTCCGGGTCCATGAATCGAGGGAGGCGGTTGAGACCGTCGAGGAGGGCGTTCAGATGTTCGCTCCTGGCCGCCGCGACGGCGGCCAGGTAGTCGGTGGCCGCCGTGATCACGTGGTTCTCCGACTCGGAACTGTCGTCCTTGGCGACCGCCTTGGCGAGCTTCAGAAGCCTGCTGGCCTTTTTGTGGCGCCGATCGGCCGCGGCCCGGCCGAGGCTGGCGAACAACTGCTGCCGCTTGGCGACCTGCTTCTCAATCCAGAGGCATCCATGACGCAGGGCGGCATCCACCTTTTCCTGCAGACCCGGGCTCACACCCGTGAGGCCGATGATCTCGCTGCACACCGACTCCGCCAGGGCGATGGACTCGGTCCGGCGCGCGTAGAGCAGCTTGCGGATCAGTTCTTGCGCCCGGGTGTCCTGCGCCGATTCCTGCTTCTTGCCCGGCGTCCACTTCGGTGCCGGGGGCGTTTTGCGGGCCTGGATGATCTGTTGGACCGCCGGCGTCGATAGGCCTCGGCTGGTGATCTCGCAGTCCTCGAGGCCGAACCACTCGGTGGGCCGGGCGAAGGCCTCGGTTCCGATCCGGACCTGGCGGGTTGTGCCCTGGCTGTCCAGACGGATGCGGTGCACGTACCAGCGCTCGATGAGGGTGTCGCGGTCTACCGGCACGGACAGGCCGAGCACCGGCTCGCTCTCCTCGTCCCATACCGGGGGCACCGTCTGGTCCAGGTGCATGCGCAGGCGCTGGTG
Proteins encoded in this window:
- a CDS encoding zinc finger domain-containing protein, yielding MVDDRRQIQTAVLGGVDSDEPLMLPLEAIELDAFRQRHEGDSFWCGLLLGGCGLQLTTKLYTDRVCHFAHHPGPDGHPHVCGRRARGVSSADHLYVKSAAAAWLHHRGEQADFEFTQPDGAPIGSVVDIHLPHQRLRMHLDQTVPPVWDEESEPVLGLSVPVDRDTLIERWYVHRIRLDSQGTTRQVRIGTEAFARPTEWFGLEDCEITSRGLSTPAVQQIIQARKTPPAPKWTPGKKQESAQDTRAQELIRKLLYARRTESIALAESVCSEIIGLTGVSPGLQEKVDAALRHGCLWIEKQVAKRQQLFASLGRAAADRRHKKASRLLKLAKAVAKDDSSESENHVITAATDYLAAVAAARSEHLNALLDGLNRLPRFMDPDVFYAKVHALVQAAHEVSISPQRRAQIDTWRERAGLPAEPGQGQQRRARGSGKGRLYRQVDSKGRLKGSCPRCGAGKGLPCLADTTADEAQGVPHDERMRPIIEERKERQRTQRTQRPWRVYEVACPDCGQGIEARCTTSGGPHRSRVELAKEFTRRHEPHPASSEQP
- a CDS encoding GntR family transcriptional regulator, which produces MPDDDMPVINPAGPQLVYVVVADHIAQQIADGRLPVGARLMGELAMAEAYGIARMTAGRAVRELRERGLVITVRGKGTFVAEPEPPAGD